The Rhododendron vialii isolate Sample 1 chromosome 8a, ASM3025357v1 genome has a window encoding:
- the LOC131336056 gene encoding tetraspanin-8-like, with product MVRFSHVVVSIINVLALLWSIFIIFVFSSVVNDGPIECNAFDPIQNLLYGVFLFSLSLVALIGAIRANRRLLLVYVGVLFVWFVWLVLSSAFLLVVSKVSDAKALKDHREYQLNEYPGWLRRYAVDGKRWVPIKRCMVRDQLCKSLLFEKDTSEDGNLRIGKPSILYSCCQPPLHCGFVNTNDTYWEVPKSGILSEDPDCQSWRNELDQVCYDCNSCKAGYIRTLKNEWLGNATLQAGYSGFIFIGFWIAFWAFRQAPMEDHHHTANNVSAA from the exons ATGGTTCGATTTAGCCACGTTGTGGTTTCAATCATAAATGTTCTAGCTCTCCTTTGGTCCATCTTCATCATTTTCGTGTTCTCATCTGTTGTCAATGATGGCCCTATCGAATGCAATGCATTTGATCCAATACAAAACTTGCTCTATGgggtatttttattttccttgtcTTTGGTGGCTTTGATAGGTGCAATTCGGGCAAATAGGCGGTTGCTGTTGGTGTATGTGGGGGTGCTGTTTGTTTGGTTCGTTTGGCTTGTTTTGTCGTCGGCTTTCTTGTTGGTGGTGTCAAAGGTGAGTGACGCAAAGGCACTGAAGGATCATAGAGAATATCAGCTCAACGAGTACCCAGGGTGGTTGCGGAGATACGCCGTGGATGGAAAGAGATGGGTTCCCATCAAGAGGTGCATGGTGAGAGACCAACTCTGCAAAAGTCTGCTCTTTGAAAAGGATACGTCTGAAGATGGTAATCTACGGATTGGAAAACCGTCCATTTTG TACAGTTGTTGCCAACCTCCTTTGCACTGTGGGTTTGTGAACACGAACGACACCTATTGGGAGGTTCCGAAATCAGGCATTCTATCTGAAGATCCAGACTGCCAATCATGGAGGAACGAATTGGACCAAGTGTGCTATGATTGCAACTCATGCAAGGCTGGGTATATAAGAACGCTAAAGAACGAGTGGTTGGGGAATGCAACATTGCAGGCCGGTTACTCTGGCTTTATCTTCATCGGCTTCTGGATTGCGTTTTGGGCTTTCCGACAAGCTCCGATGGAGGACCACCACCACACAGCCAACAATGTTTCTGCTGCTTGA